One region of Acidovorax sp. T1 genomic DNA includes:
- a CDS encoding HD-GYP domain-containing protein: protein MPAEDPRPRLLLVDDEPTNLQVLRHVLQDDYRLLFATDGARALQIAQQQKPQLILLDVMMPGMDGYAVCAALKAERDTAGIPVIFVTALTDTAEETRGFDAGAVDYITKPISAPVVRARVRTHLSLVRMDELRETRLQIVQRLGRAAEFKDNETGMHVIRMSHFAQVLALALGYSAAWADDLLNAAPMHDVGKIGIPDAILRKPGKLTAEEWDVMRRHPEIGADIIGEHPSGVLRLARTVALFHHEKWDGSGYPHGLAGEAIPPEARIVALADVFDALTARRPYKEPWPIEDTVAHLRAQAGLHFDPAMVDAFIAQLPTLLDIKNRWPD from the coding sequence ATGCCTGCCGAAGACCCCCGCCCACGCCTGCTGCTTGTCGATGACGAGCCCACCAACCTGCAGGTGCTGCGGCACGTGCTGCAAGACGACTACCGCCTATTGTTTGCCACCGATGGTGCCCGCGCCCTGCAGATTGCCCAGCAACAAAAGCCGCAGCTCATCCTGCTGGACGTGATGATGCCGGGCATGGATGGCTACGCCGTGTGCGCTGCCCTGAAGGCCGAGCGCGACACGGCGGGCATCCCCGTGATCTTCGTCACGGCCCTCACGGACACCGCCGAAGAAACGCGCGGGTTTGACGCAGGCGCGGTGGACTACATCACCAAACCCATCAGCGCGCCCGTGGTGCGCGCGCGCGTGCGCACCCACCTGTCGCTGGTGCGCATGGACGAACTGCGCGAAACCCGCCTGCAGATCGTGCAGCGCCTGGGGCGCGCGGCCGAGTTCAAGGACAACGAGACCGGCATGCACGTCATCCGCATGAGCCACTTCGCCCAGGTGCTGGCGCTGGCGCTGGGGTATTCGGCCGCCTGGGCAGACGACCTGCTCAACGCGGCGCCCATGCACGACGTGGGCAAGATCGGCATCCCGGATGCCATCCTGCGCAAGCCCGGCAAGCTCACCGCCGAAGAATGGGACGTGATGCGCCGCCACCCCGAGATCGGCGCCGACATCATTGGCGAACACCCCTCGGGCGTGCTACGCCTGGCGCGCACGGTGGCCCTGTTTCACCACGAGAAATGGGACGGCTCCGGTTACCCCCATGGCCTTGCGGGCGAGGCCATCCCTCCAGAGGCGCGCATTGTGGCTTTGGCCGATGTGTTCGATGCGCTCACCGCGCGCCGCCCCTACAAGGAGCCCTGGCCCATTGAAGACACGGTGGCGCACCTGCGCGCGCAGGCAGGGCTGCATTTCGACCCGGCGATGGTCGATGCCTTCATCGCGCAGCTCCCCACCTTGCTGGACATCAAGAACCGCTGGCCTGACTGA
- a CDS encoding polyamine aminopropyltransferase, translating into MTPATAPGAPPGGARPIDIALLASVFVVAACGLLYELAAGALASYLLGDSVLQFSTIIGTYLFAMGVGSWLSRYFERQLPAHFLRIELLVALIGGALPATLFIANAYAPGAFRFLLYGMVLVVGTLVGLEIPLVMRILKRNVALKDLVSQVLTFDYLGALAVSLAFPLLLVPQLGLIRTGLLFGLMNALVALWAVWLFRWELRRLRAHVAACVMVLGLLLAALVGAEQITSFAEDKFYQDRIVFTAASPYQRIVVTHGKQGHRLFLNGNLQFSERDEYRYHEALVHPAMAAHGAPKKVAVLGGGDGMAVREILKYPSVESVTLVELDPAMTRLFSENPTLMRLNGGALQSPKVRVVNTDAFQWLQDGSDLFDVIVVDFPDPTNFAIGKLYTHSFYALLEQRLAASGYAVVQTTSPLVARHSFWTVVQTIESAGLRTAPYHAHVPSFGEWGFIIASRRPWRLPEALPAGLQFLSADTLPPLFDFPLDMARVPAEVNRLSNQALVHTYEREWGRTTP; encoded by the coding sequence ATGACACCTGCCACCGCGCCTGGGGCGCCACCCGGCGGCGCCCGCCCCATTGACATCGCCCTGCTCGCCAGCGTGTTCGTGGTGGCGGCCTGTGGCCTGCTGTATGAGCTGGCGGCGGGCGCGCTGGCGTCGTATTTGCTGGGCGACTCGGTGCTGCAGTTTTCCACCATCATCGGCACCTATCTGTTTGCCATGGGCGTGGGCTCGTGGCTGTCGCGCTATTTCGAGCGGCAGTTGCCCGCGCACTTTTTGCGCATCGAATTGCTGGTGGCGCTGATTGGTGGGGCGCTTCCAGCTACGCTTTTCATAGCAAATGCCTACGCGCCGGGCGCCTTCCGGTTTTTGCTGTACGGCATGGTGCTGGTGGTGGGCACGCTGGTGGGGCTGGAGATTCCGCTGGTCATGCGCATCTTGAAGCGCAACGTGGCACTGAAAGACCTGGTCTCGCAGGTGCTCACTTTTGATTACCTGGGCGCGCTGGCGGTGTCGCTGGCGTTTCCGCTGCTGCTGGTGCCGCAGCTGGGCCTCATTCGCACGGGCCTGCTGTTTGGCCTGATGAACGCGCTGGTGGCGCTGTGGGCGGTGTGGCTGTTTCGCTGGGAGCTGCGCCGCCTGCGCGCGCATGTGGCGGCCTGCGTGATGGTGCTGGGCCTGCTGCTGGCGGCGCTGGTGGGCGCCGAGCAGATCACCAGCTTTGCCGAGGACAAGTTCTACCAGGACCGCATCGTCTTTACCGCCGCCTCGCCCTACCAGCGCATCGTGGTCACCCACGGCAAGCAGGGCCACCGGCTGTTTTTGAACGGCAACCTGCAGTTTTCTGAGCGCGACGAATACCGCTACCACGAGGCGCTGGTGCACCCGGCCATGGCGGCGCACGGCGCGCCCAAGAAGGTGGCGGTGCTGGGCGGCGGCGACGGCATGGCGGTGCGCGAGATCCTCAAATACCCCTCGGTCGAATCGGTCACGCTGGTCGAGCTGGACCCGGCCATGACGCGGCTGTTCAGCGAGAACCCGACGCTCATGCGCCTGAACGGCGGGGCGCTGCAAAGCCCCAAGGTGCGCGTGGTGAACACCGATGCCTTTCAGTGGCTGCAAGATGGATCAGACCTTTTCGACGTGATCGTGGTCGATTTCCCCGACCCCACCAACTTTGCCATCGGCAAGCTCTACACCCACAGCTTTTACGCCCTGCTGGAGCAGCGCCTGGCCGCCAGCGGCTACGCCGTGGTGCAGACCACCTCGCCCCTGGTGGCGCGGCACAGCTTCTGGACCGTGGTGCAGACCATCGAATCGGCGGGCCTGCGCACGGCGCCTTACCACGCCCATGTGCCCAGCTTTGGCGAGTGGGGCTTCATCATCGCCAGCCGCCGCCCCTGGCGCCTGCCCGAGGCGCTGCCTGCGGGGCTGCAGTTTCTGAGCGCGGACACGCTGCCGCCACTGTTCGATTTTCCGCTCGACATGGCGCGGGTGCCCGCCGAGGTGAACCGGCTGTCGAACCAGGCGCTGGTGCACACCTACGAGCGCGAGTGGGGCCGCACCACGCCCTGA
- a CDS encoding FAD-dependent oxidoreductase: MPVTSPPTPFGPPLSRRHWLQASGAMLGGALAGCDRAPRTLAGGFTGIDMARGHALRDLLATGTLPAPAVVRRAQVVIAGGGVAGLAAARSLRLAGVDDFALLELEDEAGGNSRGGQVNGIACPLGAHYLPVPGDDAREVQDLLEELGLRERVAGRWQYDERYLVHSPQERLFFEGAWQEGLLPVQGVQGVGEATLAQYRRFAERVQALGKAARFAMPMLKSLDAKRPLAPTHQALDAITFAAWLDQEGLDDPRLRWYLDYCCRDDYGAGTARVSAWAGIHYFASRHGFHAPGDAAAEDREGVLTWPEGNGWLTQRLAAPLHDGGQLRTACSVLRITEGPRGVQVDAFNHATDSVERWQAQRCIVALPVFMAARVVQSPPAFLRQAAQRLSWAPWLVANIHIDAPLADRPGAAPAWDNVLYGDANPGGLGYVDAGHQRLDPRAVLAGPTVLSYYQALGDVPQARAQLATQPWTHWAQATLAALSVPHPDLPRRATRVDITRYGHAMSIPTPGVLGFLGQIGLKPISDKRKQLSNGERTAWLPTPTTARLAFAHSDWSGYSVFEEAFTRGHGAGLAVAR; encoded by the coding sequence ATGCCCGTGACTTCTCCGCCCACTCCGTTCGGCCCTCCCCTCTCGCGGCGGCATTGGCTGCAAGCCAGCGGCGCCATGCTGGGCGGGGCGCTGGCCGGCTGCGACCGGGCACCGCGCACGCTCGCAGGCGGCTTCACCGGCATCGACATGGCGCGCGGCCATGCGCTGCGCGACCTGCTGGCCACCGGCACCCTGCCCGCGCCCGCCGTGGTGCGCCGCGCGCAGGTGGTGATTGCGGGCGGCGGCGTGGCCGGGCTGGCGGCGGCGCGCTCGCTGCGGCTGGCGGGGGTGGATGACTTCGCCCTGCTGGAGCTGGAGGACGAGGCCGGCGGCAACAGCCGCGGCGGCCAGGTCAACGGCATCGCCTGCCCGCTGGGCGCGCACTACCTGCCCGTGCCCGGCGACGACGCGCGCGAGGTGCAGGACCTGCTGGAAGAACTGGGCCTGCGCGAGCGCGTGGCCGGGCGCTGGCAATACGACGAGCGCTACCTGGTCCACAGCCCGCAGGAGCGCCTGTTTTTCGAGGGCGCGTGGCAAGAGGGCCTGCTGCCCGTGCAGGGCGTGCAGGGCGTGGGAGAGGCCACGCTGGCGCAATACCGGCGCTTTGCCGAACGGGTGCAGGCGCTGGGCAAGGCCGCGCGCTTCGCCATGCCCATGCTCAAGTCTTTGGATGCAAAACGGCCGCTGGCGCCCACCCATCAAGCGCTGGATGCTATAACTTTTGCTGCATGGCTGGACCAGGAGGGGCTGGATGACCCGCGCCTGCGCTGGTACCTGGACTACTGCTGCCGCGACGACTATGGCGCGGGCACGGCGCGCGTGTCGGCCTGGGCCGGCATCCACTATTTCGCCAGCCGCCACGGCTTTCATGCGCCGGGCGACGCGGCCGCCGAAGACCGCGAGGGCGTATTGACCTGGCCCGAGGGCAACGGCTGGCTCACCCAGCGCCTGGCCGCGCCGCTGCACGACGGCGGCCAGTTGCGCACGGCCTGCAGCGTGCTGCGCATCACCGAGGGACCCCGTGGCGTGCAGGTGGACGCTTTCAACCACGCCACCGACAGCGTGGAGCGCTGGCAGGCGCAGCGCTGCATCGTGGCGCTGCCGGTGTTCATGGCAGCGCGCGTGGTGCAGAGCCCGCCCGCCTTTTTGCGCCAGGCCGCGCAGCGCCTGTCGTGGGCGCCCTGGCTGGTGGCCAACATCCACATCGACGCACCGCTGGCCGACCGCCCCGGCGCCGCCCCCGCGTGGGACAACGTGCTGTACGGCGATGCCAACCCGGGCGGCCTGGGCTATGTCGATGCCGGCCACCAACGCCTGGACCCGCGCGCCGTGCTGGCCGGCCCTACCGTGCTCAGCTATTACCAGGCCCTGGGCGATGTGCCGCAAGCCCGCGCGCAACTGGCCACCCAGCCCTGGACGCACTGGGCCCAAGCCACGCTGGCCGCCTTGAGCGTGCCCCACCCCGACCTGCCGCGCCGCGCCACGCGCGTGGACATCACCCGCTATGGCCACGCCATGTCCATCCCCACGCCGGGTGTGCTGGGGTTTTTAGGTCAAATTGGCCTCAAACCCATATCTGATAAGCGCAAGCAGCTATCGAATGGTGAGCGAACCGCCTGGCTTCCCACCCCCACCACCGCCCGCCTGGCGTTTGCGCACAGCGACTGGTCGGGCTATTCGGTGTTTGAGGAAGCCTTCACGCGCGGGCATGGCGCGGGGCTGGCGGTGGCGCGGTAG
- a CDS encoding DEAD/DEAH box helicase: protein MTSLTLKSYQQTALDALGAFARAARIKGPALAFGELAGHPYNLDAFGPQVPCVCLRIPTGGGKTVLAAHAVPLLAREWQGSDAPVAVWLVPSDAIRQQTLKALQTPGHAYRAALTDAYGEGLQVCTLDDVAQIAPPDWGRHAVVVVATIQSFRIEDAGQRNVYSFAESFEPHFKGAHDGDLACLHDLPDAVVTAQDAAQDATGVLAGFVGQPRWSLANWLALHRPLVIVDEAHNTKTDKSFTALQRLNPAFILELTATPIAHKTNVLYHVSAQELAAEDMIKLPIVLAEHPEGWPAAVFGAVQTQRKLEAEALKDEAEGHGYVRPIVLFQAQNLGDEMPPEALRRYLVDELNLPDNQIVVATGTTRGLDDIDLAARHCPVRYVITVQALREGWDCPFAYVLCSLQKLTSATAVEQLLGRVLRMPQARRRGREALNRAYAHVCAAEFSAAAHALADRLIQHMGFEALDVASMLAAPSSYPLFGEEYDQNSPVAPAPQALIATNFEAIAATPELLAVPGVQEQTIAGAAQVVVAGHIEARTEALMQAQVRGPKKQEQLREKVAQHNALVAASVAPASRGVPFAPVPTLAYRTDAQAPLWPLEQGAVLGTVELDLLSPQAVQLPGFHVAQEPDVIEIDVQDARVTLRPTDVQQMAMDYGASSITAETLVRWLDQSLHKALHAPLAGITQSQRRAFLAAVVNHQLHACGLPLVVLAQARFQLARCIALHVGDLRDQAATRQFRQLVLQQGQAGAWLVESDWARPHVFEPGRYPAPEASRYSGRYQFTRHYFAVLADLKDGGEEFLCAQLIDRHPKVRQWVRNLDTAPCGFALPTSRGRFFADFVAELVDGRVALLEYKGAHLLSDPYETEKSQVGALWAQASAGKAVFGWLTKQQDGKSLAQQLDTVLA, encoded by the coding sequence ATGACCTCCCTCACCCTCAAGTCCTACCAGCAAACCGCCCTCGACGCCCTGGGCGCTTTTGCCCGCGCAGCCCGCATCAAGGGCCCGGCGCTGGCCTTTGGCGAACTGGCGGGCCACCCGTACAACCTTGACGCCTTTGGCCCGCAGGTGCCTTGCGTGTGCCTGCGCATTCCCACGGGTGGCGGCAAAACGGTGCTGGCAGCGCATGCGGTGCCCCTGCTGGCGCGTGAGTGGCAAGGCAGCGATGCGCCCGTGGCGGTGTGGCTGGTGCCCAGCGATGCCATCCGCCAGCAAACGCTCAAGGCCTTGCAGACGCCCGGCCATGCCTACCGCGCCGCCCTGACCGATGCCTATGGCGAGGGCCTGCAGGTGTGCACGCTCGACGATGTGGCGCAGATCGCCCCGCCCGACTGGGGGCGCCATGCCGTGGTGGTGGTGGCGACCATCCAGAGTTTTCGCATCGAGGACGCGGGCCAGCGCAATGTGTACAGCTTTGCTGAGAGCTTTGAGCCGCATTTCAAGGGCGCGCACGATGGCGATCTGGCCTGCCTGCACGACCTGCCCGACGCCGTGGTGACGGCGCAAGACGCCGCGCAGGATGCCACGGGCGTGCTGGCGGGCTTTGTGGGCCAGCCACGCTGGAGCCTGGCCAACTGGCTGGCGCTGCACCGCCCCCTGGTCATAGTGGACGAGGCGCACAACACCAAGACGGACAAGAGCTTCACCGCGCTGCAGCGCCTGAACCCCGCGTTCATCCTGGAGCTGACGGCCACGCCGATTGCGCACAAGACCAATGTGCTCTACCACGTCAGTGCGCAAGAGCTGGCGGCCGAGGACATGATCAAGCTGCCCATCGTGCTGGCCGAGCACCCCGAGGGCTGGCCCGCCGCCGTGTTTGGCGCGGTGCAGACGCAACGCAAGCTGGAGGCCGAGGCGCTCAAGGACGAGGCCGAGGGCCACGGCTATGTGCGCCCCATCGTGCTGTTTCAGGCACAAAACCTGGGCGACGAAATGCCACCCGAGGCCCTGCGCCGCTATCTGGTGGACGAGCTCAACCTGCCAGACAACCAGATCGTGGTGGCCACGGGCACCACGCGCGGACTGGACGACATCGACCTGGCGGCGCGCCATTGCCCGGTGCGCTATGTGATTACGGTGCAGGCGCTGCGCGAGGGCTGGGACTGCCCGTTTGCCTATGTGCTGTGCAGCCTGCAAAAGCTGACCAGCGCCACGGCGGTGGAGCAGTTGCTGGGCCGCGTGCTGCGCATGCCGCAGGCGCGGCGGCGCGGGCGCGAGGCGCTCAACCGCGCCTATGCCCATGTGTGCGCAGCGGAGTTTTCTGCGGCGGCGCACGCACTGGCCGACCGCCTGATCCAGCACATGGGGTTCGAGGCGCTGGATGTGGCCTCGATGCTGGCGGCGCCATCGAGCTACCCGCTGTTTGGCGAAGAATATGATCAAAATTCGCCTGTAGCGCCCGCCCCGCAAGCGCTGATAGCTACAAATTTTGAAGCGATTGCGGCCACGCCCGAGCTGCTGGCGGTGCCCGGTGTGCAAGAGCAGACCATTGCGGGCGCGGCGCAGGTGGTGGTGGCGGGCCACATCGAGGCCCGCACCGAGGCGCTGATGCAGGCCCAGGTGCGCGGGCCCAAAAAGCAGGAGCAGCTGCGCGAGAAGGTGGCCCAGCACAACGCGCTGGTGGCCGCCAGCGTGGCCCCCGCATCGCGCGGCGTGCCTTTTGCGCCCGTGCCCACGCTGGCCTATCGCACCGACGCACAAGCGCCGCTGTGGCCGCTGGAGCAGGGTGCGGTGCTGGGCACGGTGGAGCTCGACCTGCTCAGCCCCCAGGCGGTGCAGCTGCCCGGCTTTCATGTGGCGCAAGAGCCTGACGTGATCGAGATCGATGTGCAGGACGCACGCGTGACGCTGCGCCCCACCGATGTGCAGCAAATGGCCATGGACTACGGCGCCAGCAGCATCACCGCCGAAACGCTGGTGCGCTGGCTGGACCAGTCGCTGCACAAGGCGCTGCACGCACCGCTGGCGGGCATCACCCAGTCGCAGCGCCGTGCTTTTTTGGCGGCGGTGGTGAACCACCAGCTGCATGCCTGCGGCCTGCCGCTGGTGGTGCTGGCGCAGGCGCGGTTTCAGCTGGCCCGGTGCATCGCGCTGCATGTGGGCGATTTGCGCGACCAGGCGGCCACGCGGCAGTTTCGCCAGCTGGTGCTGCAGCAGGGCCAGGCGGGCGCCTGGCTGGTCGAGAGCGATTGGGCCCGGCCCCATGTGTTTGAGCCAGGCCGCTACCCGGCGCCGGAGGCATCGCGCTACAGCGGGCGCTACCAGTTCACGCGGCATTACTTTGCCGTGCTGGCCGACCTGAAGGACGGCGGCGAAGAGTTTTTGTGCGCGCAGTTGATTGACCGCCACCCCAAAGTCCGGCAATGGGTGCGCAACCTCGATACCGCGCCCTGCGGCTTTGCCCTGCCCACGTCGCGCGGCCGGTTTTTTGCCGACTTTGTGGCCGAGCTGGTCGATGGCCGTGTGGCCTTGCTCGAATACAAGGGGGCGCATTTGCTGAGCGACCCGTATGAAACGGAAAAGAGCCAGGTCGGTGCGCTGTGGGCACAGGCCAGCGCGGGCAAAGCCGTGTTTGGGTGGCTGACAAAGCAGCAAGACGGCAAGAGCCTGGCGCAGCAACTCGATACGGTGCTGGCATGA
- a CDS encoding PAS domain S-box protein encodes MLDRFFVVSADQVVLNVFWSHDPWLVAVSVALAIASSTMALHLAGLAQRAPDAASRRLIILSGSVALGGGVWSMHFVGMLAFELCASGNFNPWITMGSVIPSLLASWVALQVLAQAQVSTRSLLFSGTLVGAGIGVMHYTGMAASEFASAMRYDVPGFLASLVFAVVVACLALWVRLRLSRVARIPRWAATALGGVVLGLAIAGMHYIAMAALRVVSPVAEPAATGSHSVYLALAIAMMALVMGLVITGANVSIRFRQLLRETRANASRLSALVDTAVDGIIIIDTQGTVRLFNGAAERLLGWTAAEVMDRNIHMLMPSPHRDAHDGYLRNHLETGLTKIIGSAREVEAVRKDGSLVPIRLAVGRVEQPGEPLFVGFLTDLTERKALERERRQGEEQLRSLVSNLPGVAFRCLNGGSWPMLFISDAVVQITGWTADDFLQGRIHFGDITHPEDAAHIALDVEHALQTARPYQVEYRIKTRDGHTRWMSESGRGVPDTDGAVHWIDGVILDVTDIKARNAEFEGTVQAIGRSQAAVEFDLRGHVIAANPNFLALTGYTMDEVIGQPHALFCHPALVQSDDYAAFWRRLGQGDFVAGEFQWFGKGGREVWIQATYNPIFDAEGQVSKIIKFATDLSQRRAMEEDLRTAKDRAEQAAAARSTFLANMSHEIRTPMNAIIGFTEALLDSHLESTQRRHLGTVHHAARSMLRLLNDILDTAKLEKGAVELEIEAFSLRELCDQILASLRITAAKKGLSLGLDYPPSVAEFWQGDAFRIQQILLNLLGNAIKFTHEGSVTLRVSGSDGHLLFEVVDTGIGIDEAGLKRIFDPFSQADASTTRRYGGTGLGTTIARQLTELMGGHIAVASQIGQGSTFSVRLPLQVASEHDGDPHTAAVRTKPRLALPPLRVLAVDDVPANLELLDITLQRGGHKVVQAHSGADALQAFENERFDVVLMDLQMPDMDGLEATRHMRTFEQTQRRKPTAIVALSASVLEQDRRNARAAGMDGFASKPIEPLRLMGEIARVIGLHGLVDDAPPITGSAPLAADTPHGRSAPALPAIDWERGVRLWTQARYLREAIARFLQESDATLDALRAHVAATDVQALVAAAHRLRGAAGNLALTTVQRLAERLEAAAAHPAHASAHPALIDALDAALGQVRQALDSLDAPDASPHGTPAVPHALGAPERSEVLAALNAMTRALATGELPDGPLAVLEQHMPATCLDGLREALDRFDFDDALDALRTLHAHVEKIPAP; translated from the coding sequence ATGCTCGACCGGTTTTTTGTTGTCAGTGCCGATCAGGTGGTGCTGAACGTTTTTTGGAGCCATGACCCCTGGCTCGTCGCCGTATCGGTGGCCCTGGCCATTGCCTCGTCCACCATGGCCCTCCACCTGGCGGGCCTGGCGCAGCGTGCGCCAGACGCCGCCAGCCGCCGCCTGATCATCCTGTCGGGCTCGGTGGCCCTGGGTGGTGGGGTGTGGTCCATGCATTTCGTCGGCATGCTGGCCTTCGAGCTGTGTGCGTCGGGCAACTTCAACCCGTGGATCACCATGGGCTCGGTCATTCCCAGTTTGCTGGCGTCCTGGGTGGCGCTCCAAGTGCTGGCGCAAGCGCAGGTCAGTACCCGCTCATTGCTTTTCAGTGGCACGCTGGTGGGTGCAGGCATTGGCGTGATGCACTACACGGGCATGGCCGCATCCGAGTTTGCTTCAGCCATGCGCTACGACGTGCCGGGTTTTCTGGCATCGCTGGTGTTTGCAGTGGTGGTGGCCTGCCTGGCGCTGTGGGTGCGCCTGCGGCTCAGCCGCGTGGCACGCATTCCGCGCTGGGCCGCCACTGCGCTGGGCGGCGTGGTCCTGGGGCTGGCGATTGCAGGCATGCACTACATCGCCATGGCGGCGTTGCGCGTGGTGTCGCCAGTGGCCGAACCGGCCGCTACCGGCTCGCATTCGGTGTACCTGGCGCTGGCCATTGCCATGATGGCGCTGGTCATGGGCCTGGTCATCACGGGGGCGAACGTGAGCATCCGGTTTCGCCAGCTGCTGCGCGAAACCCGGGCCAATGCCTCGCGCCTCAGTGCACTGGTCGACACGGCCGTGGACGGCATTATCATCATCGATACGCAGGGCACGGTGCGGCTTTTCAACGGCGCGGCCGAACGGCTGCTGGGCTGGACAGCCGCCGAGGTGATGGACCGCAACATCCACATGCTCATGCCCTCGCCCCACCGCGATGCGCACGATGGCTACCTGCGCAACCACCTCGAAACCGGCCTGACCAAGATCATCGGCTCGGCGCGTGAAGTGGAAGCGGTGCGCAAGGATGGCTCGCTCGTGCCCATCCGGCTGGCTGTGGGGCGAGTGGAGCAGCCGGGCGAGCCGCTGTTCGTGGGTTTTCTGACCGACCTGACCGAGCGCAAGGCGCTGGAGCGCGAGCGCCGTCAGGGCGAAGAGCAGCTGCGCTCTCTGGTCAGCAACCTGCCGGGCGTGGCGTTCCGCTGCCTCAATGGCGGCAGCTGGCCCATGCTGTTCATCAGCGATGCGGTGGTGCAGATCACCGGCTGGACAGCCGATGATTTTCTGCAGGGCCGCATCCATTTTGGCGACATCACCCACCCCGAGGACGCCGCCCACATCGCGCTGGATGTGGAGCACGCGCTGCAAACCGCGCGGCCCTACCAGGTGGAATACCGCATCAAGACCCGCGACGGCCACACGCGCTGGATGTCGGAAAGCGGCCGCGGCGTGCCGGACACGGACGGTGCCGTGCACTGGATCGACGGCGTCATCCTGGACGTCACGGACATCAAGGCGCGCAATGCCGAGTTTGAAGGCACGGTGCAGGCCATTGGCCGCTCGCAGGCCGCCGTGGAGTTTGATCTGCGGGGGCATGTCATTGCCGCCAACCCCAACTTCCTGGCGCTGACCGGCTACACCATGGACGAGGTGATCGGCCAGCCCCACGCCCTGTTCTGCCACCCAGCGTTGGTGCAAAGCGACGACTACGCCGCCTTCTGGCGCCGCCTGGGACAAGGGGATTTTGTAGCGGGCGAGTTCCAGTGGTTTGGCAAGGGCGGGCGCGAGGTGTGGATCCAGGCCACCTACAACCCCATTTTCGATGCCGAGGGCCAGGTATCGAAAATCATCAAGTTCGCCACCGACCTGAGCCAGCGCCGGGCGATGGAGGAGGACCTGCGCACCGCCAAGGACCGGGCCGAGCAGGCCGCCGCCGCGCGCAGCACCTTCCTGGCGAACATGAGCCACGAGATTCGCACCCCCATGAACGCCATCATCGGCTTCACCGAGGCGCTGCTCGACTCGCACCTGGAAAGCACGCAGCGCCGCCACCTGGGCACCGTGCACCACGCGGCGCGATCCATGCTGCGGCTGCTCAACGACATTCTGGACACCGCCAAGCTCGAGAAAGGCGCCGTGGAGCTGGAGATCGAGGCCTTCAGCCTGCGCGAGCTGTGCGACCAGATCCTGGCCTCGCTGCGCATCACCGCGGCCAAGAAGGGCCTGTCCCTGGGGCTGGACTACCCGCCCTCAGTGGCGGAGTTCTGGCAGGGCGATGCCTTTCGCATCCAGCAGATTCTGCTCAACCTCCTTGGCAACGCGATCAAGTTCACCCACGAAGGCAGCGTCACGCTGCGGGTCTCGGGCAGCGATGGCCACCTGCTGTTCGAGGTGGTCGACACCGGCATCGGCATCGACGAGGCAGGTCTCAAGCGCATCTTCGACCCGTTCTCGCAGGCCGATGCGTCCACCACGCGCCGCTACGGTGGCACGGGGCTGGGCACTACCATCGCGCGCCAGCTCACCGAACTCATGGGTGGCCACATCGCCGTGGCCAGCCAGATAGGGCAGGGCAGCACGTTCAGCGTGCGGCTGCCGCTGCAGGTGGCCTCCGAACACGACGGGGACCCCCACACGGCCGCCGTGCGCACCAAACCCCGCCTGGCGCTGCCCCCGCTGCGCGTGCTGGCGGTAGACGACGTGCCCGCCAACCTGGAACTGCTGGACATCACCCTGCAGCGCGGTGGCCACAAAGTGGTGCAGGCCCACAGCGGAGCCGATGCCCTGCAGGCCTTTGAAAATGAGCGCTTCGACGTGGTTCTGATGGACCTGCAGATGCCAGACATGGACGGCCTGGAGGCCACGCGCCACATGCGCACCTTCGAGCAGACGCAACGCCGCAAGCCCACCGCCATCGTGGCCCTGTCGGCCAGCGTGCTGGAGCAAGACCGCCGCAACGCGCGGGCGGCCGGCATGGACGGCTTTGCCAGCAAGCCCATCGAGCCGCTGCGCCTGATGGGAGAGATCGCACGCGTCATCGGCCTGCACGGGTTGGTGGACGACGCACCGCCCATCACCGGCTCGGCGCCCCTGGCGGCCGACACGCCCCACGGGCGCAGTGCCCCGGCGTTGCCGGCCATCGACTGGGAGCGGGGCGTGCGGCTGTGGACCCAGGCGCGCTACCTGCGCGAAGCCATTGCCCGGTTCCTGCAAGAGTCGGATGCCACCCTGGACGCCCTGCGCGCCCACGTGGCGGCCACCGATGTGCAGGCCCTGGTGGCCGCCGCGCACCGGCTGCGCGGCGCTGCGGGCAACCTGGCGCTGACCACCGTGCAGCGCCTGGCCGAGCGCCTGGAGGCCGCCGCGGCACACCCGGCCCACGCCAGTGCCCACCCGGCGCTGATTGACGCGCTGGACGCGGCGCTGGGCCAGGTGCGCCAGGCGCTGGACAGCCTGGACGCCCCCGACGCCAGCCCGCACGGCACCCCCGCCGTGCCCCATGCCCTGGGCGCGCCAGAGCGGTCCGAGGTGCTGGCTGCGCTCAACGCCATGACGCGGGCTCTGGCCACGGGAGAATTGCCCGATGGCCCCCTGGCCGTGCTGGAGCAGCACATGCCCGCAACCTGTCTGGATGGATTGCGCGAAGCCCTCGACCGTTTTGACTTTGACGATGCGCTGGACGCCTTGCGCACCTTGCACGCGCACGTCGAGAAGATACCCGCCCCATGA